In Esox lucius isolate fEsoLuc1 chromosome 22, fEsoLuc1.pri, whole genome shotgun sequence, the genomic window ATCTCCTTGTAGTTCCCCTGGCTGGAGTCCTCCTGGCTGGGCTTCAGCACAGCTGACAATGTGGCCCCGTCGATGATCAGACCATAGTCCACACAGTCAGTGGACAGACTACGagcacacacaaagacacacgtTGGCACGCGTcatacaagtgtgtgtgttcttcgcatatgtgtgtgtgtgtgtgtgtttgaatatggTCTCCGACACCTACCCTGAGAAGGTGTCTCTGGTCATGGTGCCGTGCTGTCTGAGCACAGTCCTGCTCAGGTCAAATAGGACTTCGTGAAGACTCTGCTCTTCGGTGCGCTTAGTGGTCAGCTCCAGTATCTGGGTGGAGCGACGGAACAGCTTGCTGGCGTAGCAGGTAGCAGCTGCCGTCTCCATCTTATCCCCTGTCAGGACCCACACCTTCATCCCGGCCTTGTGGAGGGACTCGATGGTGTCTGCCGCCTTGTCTTGGAGTCTGCAGATCATTCAGGCAGCGCGAGTCAGTCAGACGGACGCGGAGCGCTGACGCACTCGTTCACATTCAACAATTCGACGGCGATTCATTCAACAGACAAGCCTGCGGTGTTGCCACATTTCGCTGTGTCGCTGTCGCACTTCACAGACGTTTTCCTAATAAAAATGCTTAAATTGCGAGGGATAGGGGTTGCAATCAGGAAGTTCAAATTGTATTACAGAGAAAATGCTACCCCAACTATCTCTGGTAAGACACCAGCAACAACCGGCTGTTTTTCACTGTCAAAGCCACTTTCTGGTACTGTCTAATAAGTCTAATTTCACAGAGCACTGAAGTCTATCATTAAGCTGCAGTGCTGTTAGGATTCACTGCTCTACAGAATCATCctactgcctgcctgcctgaaaATGAATTACTATCACAGGCCATGAGTCAATGACAGAGGAGAGGgttaacacccacacacacgaaAAGGATTACAAACATGGCGCACAGAAACAGTCAAGCGTGGGGCTGCACAACAAATCCAAATCACAATAttgaaatgtgctatatttgTATTGCATGAGAGTGCAATATTTTGTAACATTACAGCTGTGTGTAATGTCCATTCGGTAGTTTAGGTTTTTCTTCTCCCTGCACAGTTGTTTCCTGGAAACAACAAGCCCCTCCCTGTCAATTAAGTAGAGAAGTCCCTCCTCCTTGCTGTTAGGTTCCCTATATGATTGCCTTCAGATCTGGCAGGTTAACCAGTTTGTTGCAAACAAGAACGATGCTGCTTGCTACTTTGCTGTTCAGTCATTCTGGTTCCATGAATCCAACAGTTCACACTAGTGTTCTGATTTACACCTCACAAAGAATAGCAATTGCAATATTTCGTAGAAAAATCTTTTTTCCACACACCGTGCCGCCCTTTTCCAACAGGGATATGACAGTGAGTGAAGCGGATGAAGAGCGATGAGCTGGGACAGGCTCTCTTcagtggggaaaaaaaacaacctaACACTAAATCATTTAGCAAGATGTCTGTGCTGACACCAGGGTAAATCACTTTGCATGACGCCtttactgacagacagaccagcGATAAGAGACCCACCCAATCAGCTGCGCTGAATGTATGCCAGAGATCGATGAGAACGGAACTCTAATGTGCTCATCTGCTCATTAGCTTGCGGGAGTAAGCCCTGATAGACACACATTATTGACTGACTGAGTACTACAGCTCCAGTTCATGCTAATGTTAGCCTTAGAGAAGGCCAGACGGCACCAAAATTATATCACCAGTTCCCAGGCAGctttgggaaaaaaacaaaacatgaagacCCATGAAGTGCGCATTGACATTTCTGAGATCTTTTATTTTCGCTCAGGAAACATGGaaccaacacagacacagacacaccaaagGTTCTAAACAATGCAGGGATTGTGCTAGTACTGTAGACCAAGCATAGCGCATGCGCAGGATAGCCATATGAAAAACAGATGCATTCCTGACCCTACATGGCATTTATCAGTCTTATACGGACAAAACAACTACCTGTCCTCAACTGCAGTGGCGCCCAAAAGTATGAAGTCCTTCTCGATGAGGTCATAGGCCTCGGACAGCTTCTTGTCCCGGTCCTGCAGGGCCAGCTTGGCGCTGTTCAGCAGGTGACAGGTCTCCTCGTACTGATCCACGCTCAACTTCCTGTACGCCACGCACAGGGTCCGCAGGCCCTCCtggtgagacagggaggggggggaTTTTATGTGACTAGTGGTACTTGATGATgaaattgacaaaaaatgtgacagagaatgttttcttggcctTGGTCCCAGAGAAGAACAGTCCCTTACATAAGTGACAGCGCACTGAAGTAGGTCACAAAAAGCGCAAGTTGTCTCATACTGGCACAAAAGTAGAGCAGAGTTCCCATACCAGtttgcacacacgcacacccacgcGCGAACATAAATAAactcctgacattttcttagcgCCAGTCTGGTTCACACCAGCACCACAGCTGGCCATCCCATTGTAACGTAACCACAGAAACACATTCTCCCTGACAGTCAACAGAAACTGGTTGGTGCCGCTGCCACTGGCAACCCAGACCGTATCCAGAATTATGCCATCCTTGCCTGGCTACCTGTCCTAATTCTGTCAGCGTTGGAATCAGTAAATCGCCCTGCATGTTGTCACCAAACACTCAGTGATGACAGTCAATCACATTCTCACAAACATTCCCAATACAACTGAATTTCCGGTGGCCAACATCTTATGTAAGGAGGACACATTTACTAAAAAGGATAAAAGAGTCAGCTTTTAGCACTGACATAATTGGGCCTCGCACCAGAAGATAACAGTCCTTGAACCACTGTAATCCACGCAGCATGACAATAAAAATGACAGTAAATAACAGtgaatatatacacccatcagccataacattatgaccacctgcctaatattgtgaccacctgacccgttgaggcatggactccactagacctctgaaggtgtgctgtggtatctggcaccaaaacattagcagcaaatcctttaagtcctgtaagctgtgaggtggggcctccgtggatcggacctgtttgtccagcacatccctcAGATGCTCgatcggattgagatcaggggaatctggaggccaagtcaacaccttgaactcgttgttgtgttcatcAAACCAGccctgaaccatttttactttgtggcagggcacattatcctgctgaaagaggccaatgccatcagggaatactgttgccatgaaagtgtgcacatggtctgcaacaatgcttaggtaggtggtacatgtcaaagtaacatccacatgaatggcaggacccaaggtttcccagcagaacattgcccaaagcatcacactgcctccgccggcttgcctccttcccatagtgcatcctgatgccatgtgttctccaggtaagcaacgcacacacaaccaggccatccacgtgatgtaaaacgtgattcatcagaccaggccaccttccattgctccatggtccagttctgatgcatgtgtgcccattgtaggcactttcagcattggacaggggtcagcatgggcaccctgactggtctgaggCTATGCAGTctcatacgcaacaaactgtgatgcactgtgtgctctgacacctttctatcagtaccagcattaacttgtTCAGCCATTTGAGATACAGtaactcatctgttggatcagaccacatgggccagccttcactccccacgtgcctcaatgagccttggccgcccatgaccctgtcgccggtacACCGTATTACCTTCCTTGGAccaacttttgataggtactgaccactacagactgggaacaccccacaaaggctgcagctttggagatgctctgacccagtcgtctagcccttgtcaaagtccctcagatcctcacgcttgcccatttttcctgcttctaacacatcaactttgaggacagaatgttcacttgctgtctaatatatcccacccactgacaggtgccatgataacgagattatcagtgttattcacttcacctgtcagtggtcataatgttatggctgatgggtgtatcagtgttattcacttcacctagGTTAAAGCAATTATAGATGTGGAGCTATACTTTAAGACACGGGCCTCTAGTGCGTGTGATGGTGGCGTGCGACACATGATAGCTGGGTGTGATAGCGTGTGTTTACCACAGCGTTGTGCTCCACTCTGGCTTTGACCTGTGCCACCTTGCCAGAAATCACCCTGGGGAAGATGGAGGAGTCGGCCCCTTTGCAGAACAGGTACAGCTCCCCTGTGGGCACGCAACAACACACAAAGTAGGTTACAACAGGTTCCTCATCACCAGAGCGACAACACTGGAAACATTCCTCATTGACCCTCCCACCATCACTGGTACGCCATCTGCCTGTTTCACCCACTTGCACACACGCAATAACGAACAAGCTGTCGCTATAAAGAGGACAGCCCTCGCTAATTACTCATAGATACAACAGGTCGACATATCATAGCATTATCATTTTAGGGCAGGCGTGTAGAGTACCTCCACTCGATCTGACGATCACACTCATTCTTCTCCTCACCGAGTCAAAAGTCAACACCTCCAGCAGCTCAAACCTGGATTCAACAGAGACGGAGAAAAATGACCTAATGAGGGCTGATTTGGTATGTTTTACAATCCTTGTGAAGATGTCTGGTCCCAGTGTCATCTGTGAAACATAAAGGTGGCAGGTTGATAGGCTGAGGGAAAGTGTTTCCCACGAGTCATGACTGGAGTAATGGGCACACGCTTACCTCTCAACCTCATCCTCCCTGTTTAGAAGCTCCATGTGACTGTCCTTCAGCCTCAGATAGGTGAATCCAAGCCTGAGAGGAGGTGGAACGTACCATTACTGTCAGAGCAGGGGAGCAGGTTCCACTGAAGCTCAACTGCCTAAGCAACATAGTTCATTTGAAATCCTTGCGTGTGAGAAATActttctgcctgtgtgtgtgtctgtgtgtctaaatCCCAAATTATGCTTTTTCCCCTCTTCCCATTTTTACTTATACCTCAGGCCATTTACacaagtgtcccaaagctgagcGAATAACAATGATTGAAGGCTTAGGGGATAATTGGACCCTCCAGTGGCTGTTTCGAGTGAATCTGCAGTAATGGAGCCTCCAAGATAGCGGAGTAGAATTCTACTGAAGGGAAATAGAGCCCACACGCATATGCTCCACGgcacacatttattaaaaaattacCTGACAATGTCTCCAACCTACAGGGATCTTCTACATGTATTTTCCTGGATGTGTACCACACCCATATAGGTGTGACACAGGACCAGACAGAGGGCCAGACAGAGGGCCAGACAGAGGGCCAGACAGAGGGCCAGACAGAGGGCCAGACACAGGGCCAGACACAGGGCCAGACAGAGGGCCAGACACAGGACCAGACACAGGACCAGACACAGGACCAGACAGAGGACCAGACAGAGGGCCAGACAGAGGGCTAGACCGAGGACCTGGGCTCTAGTAACAGTATTCGGCCCTGCGTCACATATGGACATGCGTTTCATCCCACTTCATCCACTGAACCCTGCCACGGTTATCTTTCAGCTTGTTACTTTTTCACACAGACTAATGGATAGGCGCGCCTAAATACACCACACGTCCATTTGTTTCTGTCTGATCCAGAGAGCTGACGTATGCGTGTGCATGTTTGGGCGTGCGCCATTGCCAGTCACCTCTTCATTCCTTCGACCAGTGCCACCTCGTCAGGAGAGGACGATATGTAGAAGGAGGTGGATTTGCCCTGGTGGAGGCCCATCTTGATGCCATCCACCGTTTCCTCCTCCTTCACCTGGACCGTGTGGCAGAGACATAAGGCCCGGAAGAACAGCTCCTCCGTCTCCTGACAAGCCAAGCCCAGAGAACACGTCACGCACGACACTCACTTCACGGACATGTGTTTTGGCACACACgaggaggggtgggggaggggcctgACCCTTTATTACTGGTTAGGGCCAACTTCTACTGTACATACAGATGTAGTAAATGAACTGGCTGTATGTAACTGGCATTCTGTCTCACCTTACCACCTGGTCCAGGGGAAGAGTCGATCATGTCCATGCTCATCGCCCCTGGCAACACCTGTCCGTTGCAGATGGCCTGAGGCACGTAAACATGGCCGTCCACACAGCACTCTATAAACTCCATGTTGTTCTCCGTCAGTGTGCCAGTCTTGTCTGTAAACACGTACTCCACCTGCGAACACACGCATCGGGTTGACGGTGGGTGTATGCATGGGGCCGTGCGCGTTCGGTTATgtcttgtgcgtgtgtgtgtgtgtgtgtgtgtgtgcgcgtgtgcgccgTGCGGACTTAGCCGCTACCTGTCCCAGCTCCTCGTTGAGGTCAGACGTGTTGACCTGGGCCCTCTCCCCGAGCTCTTCGTCAAACATCTCATCGTCCCACATGATGAAGTAAGACCCCAGGAACTTCTGCATCTCCACAGTGACGTACATGGAGACGGGGATGATGTAATTAAACAACACCATGAAGGCCAGGAAGTCTGTGAATGCCCGGATCAACTAGACAGAGAAAGGCGAGGAGTTGGACAGCGAGAAAATACACCAGccaccacatacacactttaCACGGACTGCTGAATTCTGGGAATTGTAGTTGTGTAACTGACTATATGACGCTGCCTCTCTGTGTCAGTCTTCTGGTTATAGAAGGGCTCGTCTCTGTCGGGGTCAGCCTGCCACACATACTTCAGCACGGTGTTGATCAGAGCCTTGCTGATCAGAATGCATAGGTACACTACCAGATACGCATTCATGGACCTggtgggggagacagacaggaggggaagagacagacaggacggCAGACAGGCgagacagcagacagacaggaggggagagacagaggacgggTGTGGACGTATTAAGACGGTAATCTATGACCTGTCTGGGTACAACGTGCGTGGTTAAACAGAGCCTTACTTTTCTACTGCGGAGCGTTTCTGAGATTTGGACTGGTAGTTTAGAGCCATTTTGGTCTCCATGCCTGTGTAGATGGCAACAGCtggaagacaaaaaaaacacagggcCGTGTGTGAGATTAGAGCTCAGTGCAGATGATGGGAAGACGCACGAGACCAGTTTTTGCAGAAACTTCAGATTGCTCTTGTAAAGGACAAGACATTTGTTCTTGTTCATGTCAGAAAAGCCTTTAATTCTTCTGCACTAACACTGGAAAGAATAATCTCTGAAACACAGAAGCAAAATCTTGTTTAATTTGGTCATCTGAGCAACAAACGGGGACTGCCTACCGGGATTTGTTCTGTTGTAAAGGAATCTGAACATTCCACAATCCACTCCCATTCCAACTATGTGATGTCACTACAAGGTAGGATCTTACCATATATATGTTGGGTGTTTTTCAGTGTCGCCCCTCTGAGAAGAAGATTCTCAGATCCCAAAGGTCTGAAACAAAAACCAAATACACTTCTATAAAAttccattacaaaaaaaatatatatatttaaaatgttgagtCAATTTCTATTGACATACCTTGCAATGGGCTCGTTTCTGTCTGAATAAATATTGATTCGGCCCACAAATCTGTCAGGGAGAGAGGTCACGTGAATTGATGTGTTTTGCTTACTTTCCCTCTAAACATGTTTAACCAGTACTGATTGTTGAGATGTGGTTTTGTGGTACTATTGTAAGTAGCTCTGGATagaagtgtctgtctgttttacgTGTAAATGTGTGCCATGCTGTGCAGTGTTGTGCGGTatggtgtagtgttgtgtagtcTGGTATTGTTTAGCGTAGCATTGTATACTGTTGTGTAGTGTAGTATTGTTTAGTGTGGTGTTTTgtggtgttgtgtagtattGTTTAGTCTGGTATTGTTTAGCGTAGCATTGTATACTGTTGTGTAGTGTAGTATTGTTTAGTGTGGTGTATTGTGGTGTTCTGTAGTATTGTGTAGTCTGGTATTGTTTAGCGTAGCATTGTATACTGTTGTGTAGTGCAGTATTGTTTAGTGTGGTGTATTGTGGTGTTCTGTTGTATTGTGTAGTCTGGTATTGTTTAGCGTAGCATTGTATACTGTTGTGTAGTGTAGTATTGTTTAGTGTGGTGTATTgtggtgttgtgtagtattGTTTAGTCTGGTATTGTTTAGCGTAGCATTGTATACTGTTGTGTAGTGTAGTATTGTTTAGTGTGGTGCATtgtggtgttgtgttgtattgtgtagTCTGGTATTGTTTAGCGTAGCATTGTATACTGTTGTGTAGTGTAGTATTGTTTAGTGTGGTGTATTgtggtgttgtgtagtattGTTTAGTCTGGTATTGTTTAGCGTAGCATTGTATACTGTTGTGTAGTGTAGTATTGTTTAGTGTGGTGTATtgtggtgttgtgttgtattgtgtagTCTGGTATTGTTTAGCGTAGCATTGTATACTGTTGTGTAGTGTAGTATTGTTTAGTGTGGTGTATTGTGGTGTTGTGTAGCATTGTGCAGTGTAGTGCTGTGTAGTCTTGACTGTAATCACTCACTTGTAGAGGTCTGGTTGTGGTTGTTCACATTCAATGGAAGCCAGAAGAGTATCAAAATCCTCCTCTGTGGTGAATGCCTTAGTGTCTTGCACAGCATAGTAGGTCTTTGTAAAGGGACAGAGGAATGGAATGAtggaggagggatgggggagggacgGGGGAGGGATGGACAGTCAGTTAGATCAGAAACCCTGCAGGCCAGTGCatgctcctccctccctccctccctccctcatcaccTTGTGACTGGACTCCCCGTCCAGACTTGCCGTCGTGACGAAGCACGTGCCTTCCTCCCTACTGGTAGACAGCAGGATGAGGTCGCAGGGGAACGTCTCGTCCTCCTTCATCAGCACCACGTCACCCACCtaggagaggagggaggcagggaagggagggaggtgtCCAGCTGAGGTCTAAAGAAGCCAACTGGTTCAACCCTGCTCCAGCCCAGAGGAAAATACACACCCTGAGCTTGCGGCTCTGCTTCCTGACCACCTCGCCGCCTTCCACCACGTTCACTGGACACTGGTTAATAGCGTTGTCTGCTTTGTGCCGGAGCCAGTCCTCATAGCCCTGTTTGATGGCCGTGACGGTGATGACGAAGAACAGAGGCAGCCCACTGGTGATGGGGCTGGTGGGAGTGTCAATGATCAGCTgaagtgtgggagagagaggaagtggttTTACTTTCTGTTTTTGAATATCGTCCGAAGCCAGTCGAGACCTGACCTAACAAAGCAGGTGtagaataatacattttacacctgctttttatttttcttcggggggggggggggggggggggggctaggtTGAAGAGGACTGTATCCCTGAAAGCTGGATGCTCTCCGTTTCTCTGGCG contains:
- the atp11a gene encoding probable phospholipid-transporting ATPase IH isoform X5, encoding MNFSTIRNFITRWCAGEENWVDTRTVYIGHKEPPSGSEAYIPQKYPDNRIVSSKYTFWNFVPKNLFEQFRRVANFYFLIIFLVQLIIDTPTSPITSGLPLFFVITVTAIKQGYEDWLRHKADNAINQCPVNVVEGGEVVRKQSRKLRVGDVVLMKEDETFPCDLILLSTSREEGTCFVTTASLDGESSHKTYYAVQDTKAFTTEEDFDTLLASIECEQPQPDLYKFVGRINIYSDRNEPIARPLGSENLLLRGATLKNTQHIYAVAIYTGMETKMALNYQSKSQKRSAVEKSMNAYLVVYLCILISKALINTVLKYVWQADPDRDEPFYNQKTDTERQRHILIRAFTDFLAFMVLFNYIIPVSMYVTVEMQKFLGSYFIMWDDEMFDEELGERAQVNTSDLNEELGQVEYVFTDKTGTLTENNMEFIECCVDGHVYVPQAICNGQVLPGAMSMDMIDSSPGPGGKETEELFFRALCLCHTVQVKEEETVDGIKMGLHQGKSTSFYISSSPDEVALVEGMKRLGFTYLRLKDSHMELLNREDEVERFELLEVLTFDSVRRRMSVIVRSSGGELYLFCKGADSSIFPRVISGKVAQVKARVEHNAVEGLRTLCVAYRKLSVDQYEETCHLLNSAKLALQDRDKKLSEAYDLIEKDFILLGATAVEDRLQDKAADTIESLHKAGMKVWVLTGDKMETAAATCYASKLFRRSTQILELTTKRTEEQSLHEVLFDLSRTVLRQHGTMTRDTFSGLSTDCVDYGLIIDGATLSAVLKPSQEDSSQGNYKEIFLEICRNCSAVLCCRMAPLQKAQIVKLIKASPEHPITLAIGDGANDVSMILEAHVGIGIMGKEGRQAARNSDYAIPKFKHLKKMLLVHGHYYYIRISELVQYFFYKNVAFIFPQFLYQFFCGFSQQPLYDTAYLTLYNISFTSLPILLFSLIEQHINMDILKKDPSLYRDIAKNSLLRWPIFIYWTFLGVFDAVVFFFGAYFLFYNTTFTSNGQLMTTNTQMMFGNWTFGTLVFTVLVFTVTLKLALDTHYWTWINHFVIWGSLLFFVIFSLLWGGIIWPFLNYQRMYYVFMQMLSSGPAWLSIILLIVTSLLPDVVKKVVSRALWPTTTERIQTKRPCLTSEQSTIFMLSQTSSRISF
- the atp11a gene encoding probable phospholipid-transporting ATPase IH isoform X7; its protein translation is MNFSTIRNFITRWCAGEENWVDTRTVYIGHKEPPSGSEAYIPQKYPDNRIVSSKYTFWNFVPKNLFEQFRRVANFYFLIIFLVQLIIDTPTSPITSGLPLFFVITVTAIKQGYEDWLRHKADNAINQCPVNVVEGGEVVRKQSRKLRVGDVVLMKEDETFPCDLILLSTSREEGTCFVTTASLDGESSHKTYYAVQDTKAFTTEEDFDTLLASIECEQPQPDLYKFVGRINIYSDRNEPIARPLGSENLLLRGATLKNTQHIYAVAIYTGMETKMALNYQSKSQKRSAVEKSMNAYLVVYLCILISKALINTVLKYVWQADPDRDEPFYNQKTDTERQRHILIRAFTDFLAFMVLFNYIIPVSMYVTVEMQKFLGSYFIMWDDEMFDEELGERAQVNTSDLNEELGQVEYVFTDKTGTLTENNMEFIECCVDGHVYVPQAICNGQVLPGAMSMDMIDSSPGPGGKETEELFFRALCLCHTVQVKEEETVDGIKMGLHQGKSTSFYISSSPDEVALVEGMKRLGFTYLRLKDSHMELLNREDEVERFELLEVLTFDSVRRRMSVIVRSSGGELYLFCKGADSSIFPRVISGKVAQVKARVEHNAVEGLRTLCVAYRKLSVDQYEETCHLLNSAKLALQDRDKKLSEAYDLIEKDFILLGATAVEDRLQDKAADTIESLHKAGMKVWVLTGDKMETAAATCYASKLFRRSTQILELTTKRTEEQSLHEVLFDLSRTVLRQHGTMTRDTFSGLSTDCVDYGLIIDGATLSAVLKPSQEDSSQGNYKEIFLEICRNCSAVLCCRMAPLQKAQIVKLIKASPEHPITLAIGDGANDVSMILEAHVGIGIMGKEGRQAARNSDYAIPKFKHLKKMLLVHGHYYYIRISELVQYFFYKNVAFIFPQFLYQFFCGFSQQPLYDTAYLTLYNISFTSLPILLFSLIEQHINMDILKKDPSLYSYLRVIVWKPKTTVAG
- the atp11a gene encoding probable phospholipid-transporting ATPase IH isoform X2 yields the protein MKMLPQCAGEENWVDTRTVYIGHKEPPSGSEAYIPQKYPDNRIVSSKYTFWNFVPKNLFEQFRRVANFYFLIIFLVQLIIDTPTSPITSGLPLFFVITVTAIKQGYEDWLRHKADNAINQCPVNVVEGGEVVRKQSRKLRVGDVVLMKEDETFPCDLILLSTSREEGTCFVTTASLDGESSHKTYYAVQDTKAFTTEEDFDTLLASIECEQPQPDLYKFVGRINIYSDRNEPIARPLGSENLLLRGATLKNTQHIYAVAIYTGMETKMALNYQSKSQKRSAVEKSMNAYLVVYLCILISKALINTVLKYVWQADPDRDEPFYNQKTDTERQRHILIRAFTDFLAFMVLFNYIIPVSMYVTVEMQKFLGSYFIMWDDEMFDEELGERAQVNTSDLNEELGQVEYVFTDKTGTLTENNMEFIECCVDGHVYVPQAICNGQVLPGAMSMDMIDSSPGPGGKETEELFFRALCLCHTVQVKEEETVDGIKMGLHQGKSTSFYISSSPDEVALVEGMKRLGFTYLRLKDSHMELLNREDEVERFELLEVLTFDSVRRRMSVIVRSSGGELYLFCKGADSSIFPRVISGKVAQVKARVEHNAVEGLRTLCVAYRKLSVDQYEETCHLLNSAKLALQDRDKKLSEAYDLIEKDFILLGATAVEDRLQDKAADTIESLHKAGMKVWVLTGDKMETAAATCYASKLFRRSTQILELTTKRTEEQSLHEVLFDLSRTVLRQHGTMTRDTFSGLSTDCVDYGLIIDGATLSAVLKPSQEDSSQGNYKEIFLEICRNCSAVLCCRMAPLQKAQIVKLIKASPEHPITLAIGDGANDVSMILEAHVGIGIMGKEGRQAARNSDYAIPKFKHLKKMLLVHGHYYYIRISELVQYFFYKNVAFIFPQFLYQFFCGFSQQPLYDTAYLTLYNISFTSLPILLFSLIEQHINMDILKKDPSLYRDIAKNSLLRWPIFIYWTFLGVFDAVVFFFGAYFLFYNTTFTSNGQLMTTNTQMMFGNWTFGTLVFTVLVFTVTLKLALDTHYWTWINHFVIWGSLLFFVIFSLLWGGIIWPFLNYQRMYYVFMQMLSSGPAWLSIILLIVTSLLPDVVKKVVSRALWPTTTERIQNADKLYNGQLSEFTPLASLHAPTRRAADPQNAVPRRSEPLSKKTMFTHWRGGNDYCTFTPLLRFADNSRHLGAGYAYNGAGPETSV
- the atp11a gene encoding probable phospholipid-transporting ATPase IH isoform X6; translated protein: MNFSTIRNFITRWCAGEENWVDTRTVYIGHKEPPSGSEAYIPQKYPDNRIVSSKYTFWNFVPKNLFEQFRRVANFYFLIIFLVQLIIDTPTSPITSGLPLFFVITVTAIKQGYEDWLRHKADNAINQCPVNVVEGGEVVRKQSRKLRVGDVVLMKEDETFPCDLILLSTSREEGTCFVTTASLDGESSHKTYYAVQDTKAFTTEEDFDTLLASIECEQPQPDLYKFVGRINIYSDRNEPIARPLGSENLLLRGATLKNTQHIYAVAIYTGMETKMALNYQSKSQKRSAVEKSMNAYLVVYLCILISKALINTVLKYVWQADPDRDEPFYNQKTDTERQRHILIRAFTDFLAFMVLFNYIIPVSMYVTVEMQKFLGSYFIMWDDEMFDEELGERAQVNTSDLNEELGQVEYVFTDKTGTLTENNMEFIECCVDGHVYVPQAICNGQVLPGAMSMDMIDSSPGPGGKETEELFFRALCLCHTVQVKEEETVDGIKMGLHQGKSTSFYISSSPDEVALVEGMKRLGFTYLRLKDSHMELLNREDEVERFELLEVLTFDSVRRRMSVIVRSSGGELYLFCKGADSSIFPRVISGKVAQVKARVEHNAVEGLRTLCVAYRKLSVDQYEETCHLLNSAKLALQDRDKKLSEAYDLIEKDFILLGATAVEDRLQDKAADTIESLHKAGMKVWVLTGDKMETAAATCYASKLFRRSTQILELTTKRTEEQSLHEVLFDLSRTVLRQHGTMTRDTFSGLSTDCVDYGLIIDGATLSAVLKPSQEDSSQGNYKEIFLEICRNCSAVLCCRMAPLQKAQIVKLIKASPEHPITLAIGDGANDVSMILEAHVGIGIMGKEGRQAARNSDYAIPKFKHLKKMLLVHGHYYYIRISELVQYFFYKNVAFIFPQFLYQFFCGFSQQPLYDTAYLTLYNISFTSLPILLFSLIEQHINMDILKKDPSLYRDIAKNSLLRWPIFIYWTFLGVFDAVVFFFGAYFLFYNTTFTSNGQMFGNWTFGTLVFTVLVFTVTLKLALDTHYWTWINHFVIWGSLLFFVIFSLLWGGIIWPFLNYQRMYYVFMQMLSSGPAWLSIILLIVTSLLPDVVKKVVSRALWPTTTERIQTKRPCLTSEQSTIFMLSQTSSRISF
- the atp11a gene encoding probable phospholipid-transporting ATPase IH isoform X1, translating into MNFSTIRNFITRWCAGEENWVDTRTVYIGHKEPPSGSEAYIPQKYPDNRIVSSKYTFWNFVPKNLFEQFRRVANFYFLIIFLVQLIIDTPTSPITSGLPLFFVITVTAIKQGYEDWLRHKADNAINQCPVNVVEGGEVVRKQSRKLRVGDVVLMKEDETFPCDLILLSTSREEGTCFVTTASLDGESSHKTYYAVQDTKAFTTEEDFDTLLASIECEQPQPDLYKFVGRINIYSDRNEPIARPLGSENLLLRGATLKNTQHIYAVAIYTGMETKMALNYQSKSQKRSAVEKSMNAYLVVYLCILISKALINTVLKYVWQADPDRDEPFYNQKTDTERQRHILIRAFTDFLAFMVLFNYIIPVSMYVTVEMQKFLGSYFIMWDDEMFDEELGERAQVNTSDLNEELGQVEYVFTDKTGTLTENNMEFIECCVDGHVYVPQAICNGQVLPGAMSMDMIDSSPGPGGKETEELFFRALCLCHTVQVKEEETVDGIKMGLHQGKSTSFYISSSPDEVALVEGMKRLGFTYLRLKDSHMELLNREDEVERFELLEVLTFDSVRRRMSVIVRSSGGELYLFCKGADSSIFPRVISGKVAQVKARVEHNAVEGLRTLCVAYRKLSVDQYEETCHLLNSAKLALQDRDKKLSEAYDLIEKDFILLGATAVEDRLQDKAADTIESLHKAGMKVWVLTGDKMETAAATCYASKLFRRSTQILELTTKRTEEQSLHEVLFDLSRTVLRQHGTMTRDTFSGLSTDCVDYGLIIDGATLSAVLKPSQEDSSQGNYKEIFLEICRNCSAVLCCRMAPLQKAQIVKLIKASPEHPITLAIGDGANDVSMILEAHVGIGIMGKEGRQAARNSDYAIPKFKHLKKMLLVHGHYYYIRISELVQYFFYKNVAFIFPQFLYQFFCGFSQQPLYDTAYLTLYNISFTSLPILLFSLIEQHINMDILKKDPSLYRDIAKNSLLRWPIFIYWTFLGVFDAVVFFFGAYFLFYNTTFTSNGQLMTTNTQMMFGNWTFGTLVFTVLVFTVTLKLALDTHYWTWINHFVIWGSLLFFVIFSLLWGGIIWPFLNYQRMYYVFMQMLSSGPAWLSIILLIVTSLLPDVVKKVVSRALWPTTTERIQNADKLYNGQLSEFTPLASLHAPTRRAADPQNAVPRRSEPLSKKTMFTHWRGGNDYCTFTPLLRFADNSRHLGAGYAYNGAGPETSV